From the Fibrobacter sp. UBA4297 genome, one window contains:
- a CDS encoding ribonuclease domain-containing protein, which translates to MKIKKILTLFFVTAISISTVACSVSAPADNDEYEENSSSSCSPVSSSSSTKKISSSSTAQSSSSVKISSSSFTEKSSSSKATSSSSQAKSSSSTKAISSSSVASSSSVEVKSIYEAVQESGKYTTRDSVAAYLCKFDKLPSNYVGKDEGQQLYESKTGKTFEKWNFNPWTTIGVMIGGDKFNNYASNASNYHATLPEGSYHEADIEYSTKNRGTKRLVYQSDCVIYYTADHYETFSKLEIQ; encoded by the coding sequence ATGAAAATCAAAAAAATCCTGACATTATTTTTCGTCACCGCCATTTCCATTTCCACGGTCGCCTGCAGCGTTTCGGCCCCCGCCGACAACGATGAATATGAAGAAAACTCTTCCTCTTCATGCAGCCCTGTTTCAAGTTCTTCCAGCACCAAGAAGATTTCATCAAGCAGTACAGCCCAAAGTTCGTCAAGCGTAAAAATATCATCCAGTAGTTTTACAGAAAAATCCTCTAGCTCCAAAGCAACATCATCAAGCAGCCAAGCCAAAAGTTCTTCCAGTACAAAAGCAATCTCGTCTAGTAGCGTAGCGAGTTCTTCTTCGGTCGAAGTCAAAAGTATCTACGAAGCGGTTCAAGAATCAGGCAAATACACGACTCGCGATTCCGTGGCGGCATACCTGTGCAAGTTCGACAAGTTGCCAAGCAACTATGTTGGCAAAGACGAAGGCCAACAACTTTACGAATCCAAGACCGGCAAGACATTTGAAAAGTGGAATTTCAACCCGTGGACAACCATCGGCGTGATGATTGGTGGTGACAAATTCAACAATTACGCATCCAACGCAAGCAACTATCATGCAACATTGCCAGAAGGCTCCTACCACGAAGCAGATATCGAATACTCCACCAAGAACCGAGGCACCAAGCGACTTGTCTATCAAAGCGATTGCGTTATTTACTACACCGCTGACCATTACGAAACTTTTAGCAAGCTAGAAATCCAATAA
- a CDS encoding acyltransferase family protein, protein MNETLQLLSKHRSAIMGLAIIWVMLFHLRVPTDIALIDFIRSVGYGGVDIFLFLSGFGLYYSLSRKNFDLKKYYKSRFFRIIPEFWVVTGIVFLAQMDFSTRAFYLLICKATTLGYWIGYRDETWFISCIIFLYAIYPIYFKLFKKYGIKASFYFIGAGLSLMLIYALTCILCYNNKNYGGFIILTYARIPIFFIGAIFGHWAKDGCNIRLTKKLKAIGLAAAFIATIILFIFQTYFFYALQTCSLAYLPYIIITPVLCILLAKFFEKFKTIDKIFTVFGLMSLELYLCHIFIYKLFFDFIDFLDKDSSNILTMLISFFAAYLLYIVNKKVLSRRTNIRIRP, encoded by the coding sequence ATGAACGAAACACTCCAATTGTTATCAAAACACCGAAGCGCCATTATGGGGCTTGCAATAATATGGGTGATGCTGTTTCATTTACGCGTGCCCACAGACATAGCCCTCATTGACTTTATCAGGTCTGTCGGTTATGGCGGCGTAGACATTTTCTTATTCTTGTCCGGTTTCGGTCTTTACTATTCGCTATCCAGAAAAAATTTTGATTTAAAGAAATATTATAAGAGCCGATTTTTCCGTATCATTCCCGAATTTTGGGTTGTGACAGGCATCGTTTTCTTAGCTCAAATGGATTTTAGCACCAGAGCGTTTTATTTGTTGATATGCAAGGCAACAACATTAGGCTATTGGATTGGATACCGTGATGAGACGTGGTTTATCTCATGCATTATTTTTTTGTACGCAATATACCCCATTTACTTTAAGCTGTTCAAAAAATATGGGATTAAAGCATCCTTCTATTTCATCGGGGCAGGACTTTCATTAATGTTAATCTACGCCTTAACCTGCATTCTTTGCTACAACAACAAGAACTACGGCGGATTCATCATCCTCACTTACGCAAGGATTCCGATATTTTTCATAGGCGCTATTTTTGGCCACTGGGCAAAAGACGGTTGCAACATTAGACTCACAAAAAAGCTAAAAGCAATCGGATTGGCTGCCGCGTTTATCGCAACGATTATTTTATTCATATTCCAGACCTATTTTTTCTACGCTCTGCAGACCTGTTCCCTCGCCTACCTCCCCTACATTATCATAACGCCTGTTCTTTGCATTCTCCTTGCAAAATTTTTTGAAAAATTCAAAACAATCGATAAAATATTTACCGTCTTTGGATTAATGTCATTAGAGTTGTATTTGTGCCACATATTTATATACAAATTATTCTTTGATTTCATAGACTTTCTCGATAAAGATTCTTCGAACATTTTGACCATGCTAATTTCATTTTTTGCGGCATACCTATTGTACATCGTCAACAAAAAAGTCTTGTCAAGAAGAACAAACATTAGAATTAGGCCCTAA
- a CDS encoding bile acid:sodium symporter family protein: MRILEKISEFIGKWMVIVVLAIAALSLFVPKSTLWIELSWVNYLLMVVMFGMGLTLRLSDFALVFARPKEIIIGCASQFVVMPALAFLLSKAFGLDAALMAGVVLVGTCPGGTSSNVITYLSKGDVALSVGMTSVNTLLAPVLTPAITYLLLRTTVNVDVMAMFLSIVKVVIVPIALGFVINKFFGKWTARVVKVLPLISVVAIAMIVAAVVSHNAAKILSTGAIVFAVVILHNLLGYGCGFGLGKLLKFSTPKTKALSIEIGMQNSGLATSLAATAFSGLAMATVPGAIFSVWHNISGAILANVYRRWDK, encoded by the coding sequence ATGCGCATTCTTGAAAAAATTAGTGAATTTATCGGTAAGTGGATGGTGATTGTAGTTCTCGCGATTGCGGCACTCTCGCTATTTGTTCCGAAATCGACTCTCTGGATTGAGCTCAGTTGGGTGAATTACCTTTTAATGGTTGTGATGTTTGGTATGGGGCTTACGCTCAGGCTCAGCGACTTTGCGCTCGTATTTGCACGCCCGAAAGAAATCATTATTGGATGCGCGTCGCAGTTTGTCGTGATGCCAGCTCTTGCGTTTTTGCTTTCGAAGGCGTTCGGGCTTGATGCCGCGCTGATGGCAGGTGTCGTTCTCGTGGGCACATGCCCGGGAGGCACTTCGAGTAACGTCATCACGTATCTTTCGAAAGGCGATGTTGCACTTTCTGTTGGCATGACGAGCGTGAATACGCTGCTCGCTCCCGTGCTGACTCCGGCGATTACCTATTTGCTGCTCAGAACAACGGTCAATGTCGATGTGATGGCGATGTTCCTCTCCATCGTGAAGGTCGTGATTGTGCCGATTGCGTTAGGGTTTGTTATCAACAAATTCTTTGGCAAATGGACGGCGCGGGTGGTCAAAGTCTTGCCGCTCATTTCTGTGGTTGCTATTGCGATGATTGTTGCGGCTGTCGTTTCGCACAATGCAGCGAAGATTCTCTCTACGGGCGCTATCGTGTTCGCGGTGGTGATTTTGCACAATTTGCTCGGTTACGGTTGCGGCTTTGGACTTGGAAAATTGCTGAAATTCTCGACGCCCAAAACTAAAGCGCTTTCCATCGAAATTGGCATGCAGAATTCAGGGCTTGCCACAAGTCTTGCAGCGACCGCGTTCTCGGGCCTTGCCATGGCGACAGTCCCCGGCGCCATTTTCTCCGTATGGCATAACATTTCCGGTGCGATTCTCGCGAATGTTTACCGCCGTTGGGACAAGTAA
- a CDS encoding acid phosphatase gives MIRILQKSIFALAICGATLCSFATDVKPYVKADALPNALNFYPAPPETTSVQFMYDISQYMWGKAMRADSARAALAIAQSTHNIEDMLRMFSEPFGLEISAKKTPAIMNVIERGIATLRQVGRVPKKHYMRRRPFDRFNEPTLVPKDEELLRKNGSYPSGHTILAWSMAMLLVEINPSAQDALLKYAYEWGQSRVIAGFHWQSDVDASKVLVSAAFASLHNDETFLADMKKARTEFKKLSAKKK, from the coding sequence ATGATTAGAATTCTTCAAAAATCAATCTTCGCCCTCGCCATTTGCGGAGCAACTCTTTGCAGTTTCGCAACCGATGTCAAACCATACGTCAAGGCAGACGCGCTTCCGAACGCGCTCAATTTCTACCCCGCGCCGCCCGAAACAACGTCCGTCCAGTTCATGTACGACATCTCGCAATACATGTGGGGCAAGGCGATGCGAGCCGATTCCGCACGTGCAGCACTCGCAATTGCACAATCGACGCACAATATAGAAGATATGCTTCGGATGTTCAGCGAACCTTTCGGCTTGGAGATTTCTGCAAAAAAGACTCCCGCCATCATGAACGTAATTGAGCGCGGAATAGCAACGCTCCGCCAAGTAGGCCGAGTCCCGAAGAAGCACTACATGAGGCGTCGACCGTTCGACCGTTTCAATGAACCGACGCTCGTTCCTAAAGATGAAGAACTCTTAAGAAAGAATGGCTCTTACCCGTCAGGGCATACGATTCTTGCATGGTCCATGGCAATGTTGCTTGTTGAAATCAATCCATCCGCACAAGATGCGTTGTTGAAGTACGCTTATGAATGGGGACAAAGCCGCGTGATTGCCGGGTTCCACTGGCAAAGCGATGTTGATGCCTCGAAGGTTCTCGTGTCGGCTGCATTTGCAAGTCTGCATAATGACGAGACTTTCCTCGCCGACATGAAAAAGGCCCGCACTGAATTCAAGAAGTTATCTGCAAAGAAGAAATAA
- a CDS encoding M48 family metallopeptidase, whose product MLRTVEAEGNAISYTLERKPVKNINLRIRADQCVYVSAPKDVAAKMVDAFVVEKSAYILRALKKFKDKNRETVSENKFVNGETVKFLGRNLRLKIKNASRSKVESDESYVTLYVKDVQDADLKKRVLETWLRKKCKDEITAICKKVYPQVKKYGVAFPEIQLREMVSRWGSCSPKKGFVTFNTALIAMPVSCIEYVVTHEFTHFLYPNHSKKFYQQLATFMPDWEERKKRLEG is encoded by the coding sequence ATGCTCCGTACCGTTGAGGCCGAAGGCAACGCGATAAGTTATACGCTTGAGCGAAAGCCTGTCAAGAATATTAATCTGCGTATCCGTGCCGACCAATGTGTTTATGTGTCGGCACCCAAAGATGTGGCTGCGAAGATGGTTGACGCATTCGTTGTGGAAAAATCGGCATACATATTGCGCGCACTCAAAAAGTTCAAGGACAAAAACCGTGAGACTGTTTCAGAGAACAAATTTGTCAATGGCGAAACGGTCAAGTTCTTGGGCCGCAACTTGCGTCTCAAAATAAAGAATGCATCGCGCAGTAAAGTAGAATCAGACGAAAGTTACGTGACGTTATATGTTAAGGATGTGCAAGATGCCGATTTGAAAAAGCGTGTGCTTGAAACATGGCTCCGCAAAAAATGCAAAGATGAAATAACGGCTATTTGCAAGAAGGTTTATCCACAAGTAAAAAAATATGGCGTCGCGTTCCCAGAAATCCAGCTCCGCGAAATGGTTTCTCGCTGGGGTTCCTGTTCTCCGAAAAAGGGATTTGTGACATTCAATACAGCACTAATCGCTATGCCAGTGTCGTGCATTGAATATGTCGTTACGCACGAATTTACGCATTTCCTATACCCGAATCATTCAAAAAAATTCTATCAGCAACTAGCGACGTTCATGCCCGACTGGGAAGAACGGAAAAAACGACTGGAAGGGTGA
- a CDS encoding type I restriction endonuclease subunit R, whose translation MSFTNQSDLMLEDNASKYPAIEVLAKLGYTYISPEDAAQERGTQYNVLLKEILRKQLQKINQFEYNGIAYKFSAENIERAIAELDVPLTEGLVKTSERIYDALMLGKSYQEKLVDGTTKSFNLNYIDWDNFENNVFHVTEEFSCDSWDKQKNARPDIVVFVNGIPFAVIECKAPDISEEKGVEQNIRNQKAEYIPQLFKYVQMIVATNKNAVKYATVGTGKKFWNIWREQDTEWQTNLVDQIVAGRTPTEQDKTLISLFEKERLRKFAKYFVVYDANIKKICRYQQFFAVEAIMKTIAENDPAGNRQSGVIWHTQGSGKSLTMVMVSKYILEELSSVSPKVIVVTDRKELDKQIAKTFTHTRLTPARATSGKNLCDLINEGKADVITSIINKFNTVDNQGVKNNSRDIFVLVDESHRSNYGSLATKMRTVFPNACYIGFTGTPLLKNEKNTLHKFGKLIHKYTIKDGVEDKAIVPLIYEGRFVDQKVDEENIDLWFKMVTKKLNKSQIAELKAKWSSIQKLTSSDSRIRRVAIDIYQHFMDGFKESGFKAMLACNFKRDAVRYKQIFDTLCDIRTEVVISAPDMREGHDDVDESSDDLVVSFWNKMMKQYDDADDYEDTLKSQFYDGEIDILIVCSKLLTGYDAPRTQVLYIDKELKDHGLLQAIARTNRLYEGKDFGLIVDYRGLISKLDAAMEVYSGAGLENYDSADIKGVVVDVMTCVARLRETYSQLWDVFAPVKNKEDTEEIEIFLADTEVRAKFYDALCAYGRAFTMVMNSVKAFAAFERKEIEMFRDTFVFFSKIRRSVKIRYADALDNSEYEPQMRNLLDTYMSVKDVQQIYEPIDIMNIGDFDKVVNKLPSDRSKADAIVSHLTKRIKLNRDEDPAFYDSFSKRINAVLEEFKNRILSEKEYLKQMFEVLGDFRRGDTKQKFPEKIAGDLDAQAFYGVTMPVLSEKYNMDSETIATISQKITQIVRAHDTVDWKTNIDIHNRIRQDIDDLFYELENDKGFAVDFDDIDKITESVLNVAMRRF comes from the coding sequence ATGAGTTTTACAAATCAATCAGACTTGATGCTTGAAGATAATGCAAGCAAGTACCCCGCAATCGAAGTGCTGGCGAAGCTGGGCTATACCTACATTTCGCCCGAAGATGCGGCCCAAGAGCGTGGCACGCAATACAATGTATTGCTCAAGGAAATCCTCCGCAAACAGCTCCAGAAAATAAACCAGTTTGAATATAATGGCATTGCATACAAGTTCTCCGCCGAGAATATCGAAAGGGCTATCGCAGAACTTGATGTCCCGTTAACCGAGGGCCTGGTAAAAACGAGCGAACGCATTTACGATGCATTGATGCTTGGCAAGAGTTATCAGGAAAAACTGGTGGACGGGACAACGAAAAGTTTCAACCTGAATTATATCGATTGGGACAATTTCGAAAACAATGTTTTCCATGTGACGGAGGAATTCTCTTGCGACAGTTGGGACAAACAGAAAAACGCCCGCCCCGATATTGTTGTGTTTGTGAACGGAATTCCTTTTGCCGTTATCGAGTGCAAGGCTCCCGATATTTCTGAAGAAAAGGGTGTCGAGCAGAATATCCGCAACCAAAAAGCGGAATATATTCCGCAACTGTTCAAATACGTGCAGATGATTGTCGCGACAAACAAGAATGCGGTCAAGTACGCGACTGTGGGTACCGGGAAAAAATTCTGGAATATATGGCGCGAGCAGGACACGGAATGGCAAACGAACCTTGTCGATCAGATTGTGGCGGGGCGCACTCCGACGGAACAAGACAAGACGCTTATTTCGCTGTTTGAAAAAGAACGCTTGCGCAAGTTCGCGAAGTATTTTGTCGTTTACGATGCCAACATCAAAAAGATTTGCCGATACCAGCAGTTCTTTGCGGTAGAGGCGATTATGAAGACCATTGCCGAAAATGACCCGGCGGGCAACCGTCAGAGTGGCGTCATCTGGCATACGCAAGGTTCGGGTAAGTCGCTCACCATGGTGATGGTTTCCAAGTATATTCTTGAAGAACTGAGTTCGGTAAGTCCCAAAGTGATTGTCGTGACCGACCGTAAGGAACTTGACAAGCAGATTGCAAAGACGTTTACGCACACACGCTTGACGCCGGCCCGTGCTACAAGCGGCAAAAACCTTTGCGACCTGATTAACGAAGGCAAGGCTGATGTTATCACTTCGATTATCAACAAGTTCAATACGGTAGATAATCAGGGCGTCAAGAATAATTCTAGGGATATTTTTGTCCTTGTCGATGAAAGCCACCGTTCGAACTACGGCTCGCTCGCGACCAAGATGCGAACGGTATTCCCGAACGCCTGCTACATCGGCTTTACCGGCACGCCGCTTCTGAAAAACGAAAAGAACACCTTGCATAAGTTCGGCAAGCTGATTCACAAATACACGATTAAGGATGGCGTCGAGGACAAGGCGATTGTCCCGCTGATATACGAAGGTCGCTTTGTGGACCAGAAAGTCGATGAAGAAAATATCGATTTGTGGTTCAAGATGGTGACGAAAAAGCTGAACAAATCGCAGATTGCAGAACTGAAAGCGAAGTGGAGCAGCATCCAAAAACTTACATCTAGTGATTCTCGCATTAGGCGTGTGGCAATAGATATTTACCAGCATTTTATGGACGGTTTCAAGGAATCGGGATTCAAGGCGATGCTGGCGTGTAATTTTAAACGTGATGCCGTGCGCTACAAGCAAATTTTCGATACCCTTTGCGACATCAGGACTGAGGTGGTGATTTCGGCCCCGGATATGCGTGAAGGCCATGACGATGTTGACGAAAGTTCCGATGACCTTGTTGTAAGCTTCTGGAACAAGATGATGAAGCAGTATGACGATGCCGACGACTACGAAGATACGCTGAAAAGCCAGTTCTACGATGGCGAAATAGACATCTTGATTGTCTGCAGTAAGTTGCTTACGGGTTACGACGCCCCGAGAACGCAAGTTCTTTACATAGACAAGGAACTTAAGGATCATGGGCTGCTACAGGCCATTGCCCGCACAAACCGTCTTTACGAAGGCAAGGATTTCGGCCTGATTGTAGATTATCGAGGGCTAATTAGCAAGTTGGACGCCGCCATGGAAGTGTATAGCGGTGCTGGACTTGAAAATTACGATTCGGCGGACATCAAGGGTGTCGTTGTCGATGTCATGACTTGCGTGGCGCGCCTCCGCGAGACCTATTCGCAACTATGGGATGTTTTCGCACCGGTCAAGAACAAGGAGGATACGGAAGAGATTGAAATCTTTTTGGCAGATACAGAAGTCCGTGCCAAATTTTACGATGCTCTCTGCGCATATGGCCGCGCTTTTACAATGGTGATGAACTCCGTGAAGGCTTTTGCCGCGTTCGAACGCAAAGAAATCGAAATGTTCCGCGATACCTTCGTATTTTTCTCGAAGATTCGCCGCAGCGTGAAAATCCGCTATGCCGATGCGCTCGATAATTCGGAATACGAACCGCAAATGCGAAACCTGCTGGATACTTACATGTCAGTGAAGGATGTACAGCAGATTTACGAACCGATTGATATTATGAATATCGGCGATTTCGACAAGGTCGTTAACAAATTGCCGTCGGACAGGTCTAAGGCCGATGCGATTGTATCGCACCTTACAAAACGTATAAAACTGAACCGCGATGAAGACCCTGCCTTTTACGACAGTTTCTCCAAGAGAATCAACGCCGTCTTGGAAGAATTCAAGAATCGAATTCTTTCGGAAAAGGAATACCTCAAGCAGATGTTTGAGGTATTAGGTGATTTCCGTAGGGGCGATACCAAACAGAAGTTCCCGGAAAAGATTGCGGGTGATTTGGATGCGCAAGCATTTTATGGCGTTACCATGCCCGTGCTTTCTGAAAAATACAATATGGATTCTGAAACCATCGCGACTATTTCGCAGAAGATAACGCAGATCGTGCGAGCGCATGATACCGTTGACTGGAAAACGAATATCGACATTCACAACCGTATTAGGCAGGATATCGACGACTTGTTCTATGAGCTGGAAAACGACAAGGGCTTTGCCGTAGATTTTGACGATATCGACAAAATCACAGAAAGCGTACTGAATGTCGCCATGAGGAGATTTTGA
- a CDS encoding helix-turn-helix domain-containing protein: MEKSQTMLYRPFKTAQDFEGLIRLGETSESIHWDYKQYFSPKKSEDFAIDLAAFANTFGGTLLIGVAEKTDGVKKVASGFVPGINVEEIRKTVHTHISEIISPKIDVQVVPIEVSGNLVVAINVEPSINLVGVCLDRDRRQYSFPYRTEFGNQFMTFEEVEKRMVDNKTRAMYLKLKKYIPSGGKVNVYPAPIANNKIEWRFEWVHNSENEIRLDQNGYRSIDIPISFIEEVWNGRGGICLKLNERLYCGSPNFIDFEDSEDVAIFKQTLKIYAEMHGNLRSDR; encoded by the coding sequence TTGGAGAAAAGTCAGACGATGCTTTACAGACCATTTAAAACAGCACAGGATTTTGAAGGACTCATTCGTTTGGGTGAGACATCAGAAAGTATTCATTGGGATTATAAGCAATATTTCAGCCCTAAAAAATCAGAAGATTTTGCTATTGATTTGGCAGCTTTCGCCAATACATTTGGTGGAACTTTGCTAATTGGCGTGGCGGAAAAAACCGATGGAGTAAAGAAAGTTGCTTCGGGCTTTGTTCCCGGCATAAATGTTGAAGAAATCAGAAAGACAGTCCATACACACATTTCTGAAATTATCTCCCCTAAAATAGATGTTCAAGTCGTACCGATTGAAGTTTCTGGCAATCTTGTTGTAGCAATAAATGTTGAACCGTCTATAAATCTTGTCGGTGTTTGCCTAGATAGAGATCGGCGACAATATAGTTTCCCGTATCGAACGGAATTTGGCAATCAGTTTATGACATTTGAAGAGGTTGAAAAGAGAATGGTCGATAATAAAACTAGGGCAATGTATCTGAAGTTAAAGAAATATATTCCTTCTGGTGGAAAAGTGAATGTATACCCTGCTCCAATAGCGAATAACAAGATAGAATGGCGATTTGAATGGGTCCATAATTCAGAAAATGAAATTCGCCTTGATCAGAATGGATATAGATCTATCGATATTCCGATATCGTTTATTGAAGAGGTGTGGAACGGCCGTGGAGGAATATGCCTAAAGTTGAACGAACGGCTGTATTGTGGAAGTCCAAATTTTATTGATTTTGAAGACTCTGAAGATGTTGCAATATTCAAGCAAACTTTAAAAATCTACGCGGAAATGCACGGAAATCTTCGAAGCGATCGTTAG
- a CDS encoding AAA family ATPase: protein MKITEFNTEYIDEKDRLGLKAFKMSKLGNVVLLAGKNGSGKSRVLQLLRQQANDRQNYFARRRNLSREITDAALSVQNLQQMFDQCSRIPEKKDDLVALKEQIDNLTQKKGYYESEYKKPFPIDIGLSENETIKIVDYVPKRVELKDWRNLPQYEWKQNAKKAEALGCHNLYESSLSLIQNVYDRYWNTSHQHFHGENGEKERANEDLNRLQGIVKRFLEVSLDRNADGEVTLFDKPIAQAQLSDGQKILLQLCVAIYAQGAKISDYILVMDEPEKHLHPSAVIEMIDKIRELNPEGQIWIATHSIALLSHFDPSCIWYVKDGSVSYSGRKPEQVLEGLLGNEENIQRLHSFIDLPDEFATNRFAFECLLPPGVADSDVTDPQFGQLKEILESIWSGGKEKISLLDYGAGKGRMISNLSENSRINTEMLDYVAFDEYDANKNTCIKNIGCFYSDAEIRYFNTMEALRTKRDDKSFDLILMCNVLHEIPHNRWIPLFKDLKRLLKDDGKLLLIEDCKIPVGELPHQKGFVVLNSLHLKDLFAIPASEQSFIANDARPDSEPGRLMAHLIPACYLDKITNQTMQTAFDDLRATSIRNIKQIRMQKQTYKNGMAHAFWTQQLANATLCLEEMG, encoded by the coding sequence ATGAAAATTACAGAATTTAATACAGAATATATCGACGAAAAAGATAGGTTGGGCTTAAAAGCTTTTAAAATGTCCAAATTGGGCAATGTTGTTTTGTTGGCTGGTAAAAATGGCTCTGGTAAATCGAGAGTTTTGCAACTGTTACGACAACAAGCGAATGACCGGCAAAATTATTTTGCGAGGAGACGAAATTTATCTAGAGAAATAACGGATGCTGCTCTAAGTGTGCAAAATTTACAGCAGATGTTTGATCAATGTAGTCGGATCCCTGAAAAGAAAGACGACCTTGTCGCATTAAAAGAACAGATAGATAATTTAACACAGAAAAAAGGTTACTATGAATCAGAATATAAAAAGCCCTTTCCCATTGATATTGGATTATCGGAAAATGAAACTATTAAAATAGTTGATTATGTGCCTAAACGTGTAGAATTGAAAGATTGGCGTAATTTGCCGCAATATGAATGGAAGCAAAATGCTAAAAAAGCAGAGGCGTTGGGATGCCATAATCTATATGAGTCATCTCTTTCTTTAATTCAAAATGTCTATGATCGATATTGGAATACTTCTCATCAGCATTTTCACGGAGAAAATGGTGAAAAAGAACGCGCGAATGAAGATTTAAATCGATTACAAGGTATTGTAAAACGCTTTCTTGAAGTTTCATTGGATAGAAACGCAGATGGGGAAGTAACGCTTTTTGATAAACCAATTGCACAAGCGCAATTATCAGATGGCCAAAAAATACTTTTGCAATTATGCGTAGCAATTTATGCACAAGGGGCTAAAATTTCTGATTATATTCTTGTAATGGACGAACCTGAAAAACATCTTCATCCATCAGCAGTAATTGAAATGATAGACAAAATCAGAGAGTTGAACCCTGAGGGACAAATTTGGATTGCGACCCATTCAATAGCCCTGCTCTCGCATTTTGATCCGTCGTGTATTTGGTATGTTAAAGATGGATCGGTCTCGTATTCAGGCAGAAAACCGGAACAAGTCTTAGAAGGTCTTTTAGGCAATGAAGAAAATATTCAACGCCTTCATTCGTTCATAGATCTTCCGGATGAGTTTGCTACGAACCGATTTGCTTTTGAATGTCTTTTGCCTCCTGGTGTAGCAGATTCTGACGTAACAGATCCGCAATTTGGACAATTAAAAGAAATTCTTGAAAGTATATGGTCTGGCGGTAAGGAAAAAATTTCCTTGCTTGATTATGGTGCTGGGAAAGGTCGAATGATTTCCAATTTGTCAGAGAATTCAAGAATAAATACAGAAATGTTGGATTATGTTGCATTTGATGAGTATGACGCAAATAAAAATACTTGTATTAAAAATATCGGATGTTTCTATAGTGATGCGGAAATTCGATATTTTAACACAATGGAAGCGTTACGGACAAAGAGGGACGATAAATCGTTTGATTTAATTTTGATGTGTAATGTTTTACACGAAATTCCTCATAACAGATGGATTCCTCTTTTTAAAGATTTAAAACGGTTGCTTAAAGATGATGGAAAATTATTGCTAATTGAAGATTGCAAAATCCCTGTGGGAGAATTGCCGCACCAAAAGGGTTTTGTTGTTTTGAATTCTCTTCATTTGAAAGACTTGTTTGCAATTCCTGCTTCGGAACAATCTTTCATAGCTAACGATGCTCGCCCGGATAGTGAACCAGGGCGTTTAATGGCCCATTTAATTCCTGCTTGCTATTTGGATAAAATTACTAACCAAACTATGCAAACAGCATTTGATGATTTGCGAGCAACCTCAATAAGGAATATAAAACAAATAAGAATGCAGAAACAGACATATAAAAATGGTATGGCTCATGCATTCTGGACACAACAGTTGGCAAATGCGACACTGTGTTTGGAGGAGATGGGGTGA